A single genomic interval of Rhodothermus sp. harbors:
- a CDS encoding HD domain-containing protein — MKQSRFKIFSDPVHGFISVPKNLLLDLIETPEVQRLRRIRQLGLGHLVFPGAEHTRFNHALGAMALMQEALANLSEKGTPISDEEHLAACAAALLHDIGHGPFSHTLEHQLIEGFHHEQMSRQLLLRLNERFGGALALTVQIFDDAYERPFFHQLVSSQLDMDRLDYLRRDSFYTGVVEGKVGVQRIIKTLRVHPLEGGPDSRIVIESKGIYAVENFLIARRLMYWQVYLHKTVLAADALLRAIIRRARTLMQRGDEDTAARCAPALRFFLVHPCRAPDALQRDDVIKTFCQLDDVDVLFSLKQWSQARDPVLADLSRRFIHRRFFRTTFLAEPPSETQLTTWRNRVARWLVREGIVPPPLADEAASYYLTADTSEHTAYETSADPIPVIDRNDQIRELSRTTEAAAIDALARYVVKPYLCLPKEVSFEAPVLLA, encoded by the coding sequence GTGAAACAGAGCCGCTTCAAAATCTTCTCAGACCCGGTGCACGGTTTTATTTCCGTGCCCAAGAACCTGCTGCTGGACCTGATCGAGACCCCCGAGGTGCAGCGGCTGCGGCGTATCCGCCAGCTCGGGCTGGGGCACCTGGTGTTTCCAGGCGCCGAACATACACGGTTCAACCATGCGCTGGGTGCCATGGCCCTGATGCAGGAAGCGCTGGCCAACCTGTCGGAAAAAGGCACGCCCATCTCCGACGAAGAACACCTGGCTGCCTGTGCAGCCGCCTTATTGCACGACATCGGCCACGGACCTTTCTCCCATACCCTCGAGCATCAGCTCATCGAGGGCTTTCATCATGAGCAAATGAGTCGCCAGCTGCTGCTGCGCCTGAACGAACGCTTTGGCGGCGCACTGGCGCTGACCGTACAGATCTTCGACGACGCCTACGAACGCCCGTTCTTCCATCAGCTCGTCTCCAGCCAGCTCGACATGGACCGGCTCGATTATCTACGCCGTGACTCGTTCTACACGGGTGTAGTCGAGGGCAAGGTTGGCGTGCAACGCATCATCAAAACGCTTCGTGTTCATCCCCTCGAAGGCGGCCCGGACAGCCGCATCGTGATCGAATCGAAAGGCATCTATGCGGTGGAGAACTTTCTGATCGCGCGACGGCTTATGTACTGGCAGGTCTACCTGCACAAGACGGTGCTGGCCGCCGATGCGCTGCTGCGCGCCATCATCCGCCGCGCCCGTACGCTGATGCAACGCGGCGACGAAGACACGGCTGCCCGTTGCGCCCCGGCCCTCCGTTTCTTTCTGGTGCATCCATGCCGCGCCCCGGACGCCCTGCAACGAGACGACGTGATCAAAACGTTCTGCCAGCTCGACGACGTGGACGTGCTCTTCAGCCTGAAGCAGTGGAGCCAGGCGCGTGATCCGGTACTGGCCGACCTGAGCCGCCGATTCATCCATCGCCGTTTCTTCCGCACCACCTTTCTGGCCGAACCGCCGTCCGAAACGCAGCTGACCACCTGGCGCAACCGGGTGGCCCGCTGGCTGGTACGCGAAGGCATTGTGCCGCCTCCCCTGGCCGACGAAGCTGCCTCCTACTATCTGACGGCCGATACCTCGGAGCATACTGCCTACGAAACCAGTGCCGATCCGATTCCGGTCATTGACCGCAATGATCAGATCCGGGAGCTATCCCGCACGACCGAAGCGGCCGCTATCGACGCGCTGGCTCGCTACGTAGTCAAACCCTATCTCTGCCTGCCCAAAGAGGTGTCGTTCGAAGCACCGGTATTATTGGCTTGA
- a CDS encoding ABC transporter ATP-binding protein yields the protein MPVIEARALTKVYRTGLLRRTRRALDNLNLEVEAGEIFALVGPNGAGKTTFVKLVLGLLFPTAGEVRLNGCSPTQPEARASVGFLPERVSIPGYLKVEQVLRFFGELSGLRGRRLQQRIDAVLAWVDLQEERRTPVKAFSRGMLQRLGLAQALLHDPDLLVLDEPTGGLDPVARRAFRALIQRLNEAGKTIFLNTHLIDEVARMAHRVGILNKGRLIQIGTVEALLQEEADLEAVIVRLLSHHAHNL from the coding sequence ATGCCTGTTATCGAAGCACGTGCACTCACCAAGGTGTACCGAACAGGGTTGCTGCGCAGAACACGTCGCGCCCTGGACAATCTGAACCTGGAGGTCGAGGCCGGGGAAATTTTTGCCCTGGTCGGTCCCAACGGCGCCGGCAAGACGACCTTCGTCAAGCTGGTGCTGGGCCTCTTGTTTCCGACCGCAGGTGAAGTGCGCCTGAACGGATGCTCCCCCACCCAACCCGAGGCCCGGGCTTCCGTCGGGTTTCTACCCGAACGTGTCTCGATACCCGGCTACCTGAAGGTCGAGCAGGTGCTCCGCTTTTTCGGCGAACTCAGCGGCCTGCGTGGCCGCAGGCTACAACAACGCATCGACGCGGTGCTGGCATGGGTCGACCTGCAGGAAGAACGCCGCACCCCCGTCAAAGCGTTCTCACGGGGCATGCTGCAACGCCTGGGGCTGGCGCAGGCGCTGCTCCATGACCCGGATCTCCTGGTGCTGGATGAGCCTACGGGAGGCCTGGATCCTGTTGCCCGCCGTGCGTTTCGTGCGCTGATCCAGCGGTTGAACGAGGCGGGGAAAACGATCTTTCTGAATACGCACCTGATCGACGAAGTGGCCCGCATGGCTCATCGCGTAGGAATCCTGAACAAAGGTCGTCTGATTCAGATCGGCACCGTAGAAGCGCTGCTACAGGAGGAAGCAGATCTGGAAGCGGTCATCGTTCGCCTGCTGAGCCACCATGCACACAACCTATAG